One window of the Nicotiana tabacum cultivar K326 chromosome 4, ASM71507v2, whole genome shotgun sequence genome contains the following:
- the LOC107829915 gene encoding NAC domain-containing protein 78-like: MGVRFHPTEAELINFLKRFLKGEPLPSECPNFKLTDIYGDQPPWEIFVASDHPEEKVRYFFTRLKKQKSEHTRVRRTCAFGTWKGQTGIDPIKNSKGTVVGFRRCFKFQTSRSKEGENNKIWLMKEYSVGDDFFRENNIPKEDIVVCRIKKNIRAEKNHGVTIEEQDVAKIIEVMLYEPDEDYCTTVQPAPICQAEHQVMDETQKMNEHNNSSYISDCSNYQEEIYWADDVLLDIDDFGDIICS, from the coding sequence ATGGGTGTTCGGTTTCACCCAACTGAAGCAGAGTTGATCAACTTTCTGAAAAGGTTCCTAAAGGGCGAGCCTTTGCCGAGTGAATGCCCTAATTTCAAACTTACCGATATCTATGGAGACCAACCACCATGGGAGATATTTGTAGCTTCTGATCATCCCGAAGAGAAGGTTCGCTATTTTTTTACTCGGTTAAAGAAGCAGAAGAGCGAACATACAAGGGTACGTCGAACTTGCGCCTTCGGGACATGGAAAGGCCAAACAGGTATTGATCCTATCAAGAATAGTAAGGGAACTGTGGTTGGGTTTAGAAGATGTTTCAAGTTTCAAACTAGTCGTAGTAAAGAAGGAGAGAACAATAAAATTTGGCTGATGAAAGAATATTCCGTCGGGGATGATTTCTTTAGAGAAAACAATATTCCTAAGGAGGATATTGTTGTGTGCCGAATCAAGAAGAATATAAGAGCTGAGAAAAATCATGGGGTAACTATCGAGGAACAAGATGTTGCCAAAATAATCGAAGTTATGCTGTATGAACCTGATGAAGATTACTGTACAACAGTACAACCAGCACCAATTTGTCAAGCCGAACATCAAGTCATGGACGAGACTCAGAAGATGAACGAACATAATAATAGCAGCTATATTAGTGACTGCTCCAACTACCAAGAAGAGATCTATTGGGCTGATGATGTGCTCCTAGATATTGACGATTTTGGTGATATAATTTGCTCTTGA